Proteins from a single region of Labedella gwakjiensis:
- a CDS encoding 5-oxoprolinase/urea amidolyase family protein has protein sequence MTVRVLPVRDDAVLVELADLDETLALAASLEAEPIDGIVDVVPGARTLLIIFRPSAVSAARIADEVRTRPLDAVRAGDAPLRRVPVRYDGEDLAEVAELLGVSPAEIVRRHTESEYTVAFVGFAPGFAYLTGGDPLLDVPRRSSPRTRIPAGSVALAGTYSGVYPRESPGGWQLIGTTDLPMWDLGRERPAFLEPGDRVRFDLVDASRASDVTEIVTSSAERREQATPSAHRDAEREVRGLEVVNSGLQTVFQDLGRTGFTSMGVSASGALDPVSLRAANRIVGNDAAAAALEVVVGGLQVRAHGAQVVAVAGAAVPLTVVRSGGERRPAAFHSPIALDDGDELRLGMATEGVRSYLAVRGGFAEDPVLGSLATDALSGVGPDPIAAGRVLGVRPASAGSIVTTETAPDRPLPRAGEETVLDIVLGPRTDWLSADAVDALTGQTWDVTPQSNRVGVRLAGDPVERKRTDELPSEGCVAGALQIPPNGQPVLFLADHPLTGGYPVIGAVVAEQVALAGQLPVGSRVRFRVRSPFAEIGDATFPDTEPRDPR, from the coding sequence CGAGCCGATCGACGGGATCGTCGACGTGGTGCCGGGCGCCCGCACTCTCCTCATCATCTTCCGCCCGAGCGCCGTGTCGGCCGCGCGGATCGCCGACGAGGTGCGGACGCGACCGCTCGACGCCGTCCGTGCGGGCGACGCCCCGCTGCGACGCGTCCCCGTGCGGTACGACGGGGAGGATCTCGCGGAGGTCGCCGAGCTGCTCGGCGTCTCGCCCGCCGAAATCGTCCGTCGGCACACGGAGTCGGAGTACACCGTGGCGTTCGTGGGCTTCGCGCCCGGGTTCGCCTACCTCACGGGCGGCGACCCGCTGCTCGACGTTCCCCGCCGATCGTCGCCGCGCACCCGCATCCCCGCCGGGTCCGTGGCTCTCGCCGGCACCTACAGCGGCGTGTATCCGCGGGAGAGCCCGGGCGGCTGGCAGCTCATCGGCACGACCGACCTGCCCATGTGGGACCTCGGACGCGAACGCCCCGCGTTCCTCGAACCGGGCGACCGCGTCCGCTTCGACCTCGTGGACGCGTCGCGCGCGAGCGACGTCACCGAGATCGTCACATCGAGCGCCGAGCGTCGCGAACAGGCGACGCCCAGCGCTCACCGTGACGCGGAGAGGGAGGTACGCGGACTCGAGGTGGTGAACTCCGGGTTGCAGACGGTGTTCCAGGACCTCGGCCGCACGGGGTTCACGAGCATGGGGGTGTCGGCGTCGGGGGCGCTCGATCCCGTCTCGCTCCGCGCGGCGAATCGGATCGTCGGGAACGACGCCGCGGCGGCCGCACTCGAGGTCGTGGTCGGCGGACTGCAGGTGCGGGCGCACGGCGCCCAGGTCGTCGCCGTCGCGGGCGCAGCCGTCCCTCTCACCGTCGTCCGCTCGGGCGGCGAGCGCCGTCCCGCCGCGTTCCACTCCCCGATCGCGCTCGACGACGGCGACGAGCTCCGCCTCGGGATGGCGACGGAGGGCGTGCGCTCCTACCTCGCTGTGCGCGGCGGCTTCGCGGAGGACCCCGTGCTCGGCAGCCTCGCGACCGACGCGCTCTCGGGTGTCGGCCCTGACCCGATCGCCGCCGGCCGTGTCCTCGGCGTGCGGCCCGCGTCCGCCGGCTCCATCGTCACGACAGAGACCGCGCCGGATCGACCACTGCCCCGCGCAGGCGAGGAGACGGTGCTCGACATCGTGCTCGGTCCGCGCACCGACTGGCTGAGCGCCGACGCCGTCGACGCCCTCACGGGTCAGACGTGGGATGTCACGCCCCAGTCGAATCGCGTCGGCGTGCGCCTCGCCGGCGACCCGGTCGAGCGCAAACGCACGGACGAGCTCCCGAGCGAAGGCTGCGTCGCGGGCGCCCTGCAGATCCCACCCAACGGGCAGCCGGTCCTCTTCCTCGCCGACCACCCGCTCACCGGCGGCTACCCCGTGATCGGAGCCGTCGTGGCCGAGCAGGTCGCGCTCGCCGGCCAGCTGCCCGTGGGCTCTCGTGTGCGCTTCCGCGTCCGCTCTCCGTTCGCCGAGATCGGCGACGCCACCTTCCCCGACACCGAACCAAGGGACCCCCGATGA
- a CDS encoding acetyl/propionyl/methylcrotonyl-CoA carboxylase subunit alpha produces the protein MTAHAPRKVLIANRGEIAVRIARACADHGYTSVAVYADGDADALHVRLADEAHGLGGVTGAETYLDADKIIEAARASGATLVHPGYGFLSESADFARAVRDAGLTWVGPSPESIELLGDKISARKLAESVGAPLIAGTTDPVASAAEAIAFAEEHGLPIAIKAAFGGGGRGMRVARRLDEVAELFEAAGREAVAAFGRGECFIERYLERPRHVEAQVLADDHGNVVALGTRDCSLQRRSQKLVEEAPAPFLTDEQRDRVLSSARDICAAADYRGAATVEFLLGADGLLSFLEVNTRLQVEHPVTEETTGVDIVGEQLRIAAGLPLSITETPSVRGHSIEFRINAEDPARGFLPTPGTITTFAPPTGPGVRLDTGVESGSEVSGRFDSMMAKLIVIGVDRDAALARARRALAEFRIEGVASVLPFHRAVLDDADFTAEDGFAVHTQWIETTFADRTPPQSLAEEPAEPDVVSSWIEVDGRRLGLRLPAALAGSFASGVGTASAFAPGATGAAASQDGDVLAPMAGTLVRWAVEDGAAVDQGDTIAVVEAMKMETTVVAPVAGTVRLTDDAPSPGDPVSPTTVLARITAD, from the coding sequence ATGACCGCTCACGCCCCCCGCAAGGTCCTCATCGCGAACCGGGGCGAGATCGCCGTGCGCATCGCCCGCGCCTGCGCCGACCACGGCTACACGTCCGTCGCGGTCTACGCCGACGGAGACGCCGACGCGCTGCATGTGCGCCTCGCCGACGAGGCCCACGGGCTCGGCGGCGTCACCGGCGCGGAGACCTACCTCGACGCGGACAAGATCATCGAGGCGGCGCGCGCGTCCGGCGCCACCCTCGTGCACCCCGGCTACGGCTTCCTCAGCGAGAGCGCCGACTTCGCCCGAGCCGTGCGCGATGCCGGACTCACGTGGGTGGGCCCGAGCCCCGAGAGCATCGAGCTTCTCGGCGACAAGATCTCGGCCCGCAAGCTCGCGGAGTCCGTGGGCGCACCGCTCATCGCCGGCACGACCGATCCCGTCGCGAGCGCCGCCGAGGCCATCGCCTTCGCGGAGGAGCACGGCCTCCCCATCGCGATCAAGGCCGCGTTCGGCGGCGGCGGACGCGGGATGCGCGTGGCGCGGCGCCTCGACGAGGTGGCCGAGCTCTTCGAGGCCGCCGGCCGCGAGGCCGTCGCGGCGTTCGGCCGGGGCGAGTGCTTCATCGAGCGCTACCTCGAACGCCCCCGCCACGTGGAGGCTCAGGTGCTCGCGGACGATCACGGCAACGTCGTCGCGCTCGGCACGCGCGACTGCTCGCTCCAGCGCCGCAGCCAGAAGCTCGTGGAGGAGGCACCGGCCCCGTTCCTGACGGACGAGCAGCGCGACCGCGTGCTCTCGTCCGCTCGCGACATCTGCGCAGCCGCCGACTACCGCGGCGCCGCGACCGTCGAGTTCCTCCTCGGCGCCGACGGCCTCCTCTCGTTCCTCGAGGTGAACACGCGCCTGCAGGTGGAGCACCCCGTGACGGAGGAGACCACGGGCGTCGACATCGTGGGCGAGCAGCTGCGGATCGCCGCGGGGCTCCCGCTGTCCATCACGGAGACCCCGTCCGTGCGCGGGCACTCGATCGAGTTCCGCATCAACGCCGAGGACCCGGCGCGCGGATTCCTGCCCACACCCGGCACCATCACGACCTTTGCGCCGCCCACCGGTCCCGGCGTCCGCCTCGACACGGGAGTGGAATCCGGTTCCGAGGTGTCCGGACGCTTCGACTCGATGATGGCGAAGCTCATCGTCATCGGAGTGGATCGCGACGCGGCCCTCGCTCGCGCGCGACGCGCCCTCGCGGAGTTCCGCATCGAAGGCGTCGCGAGCGTGCTGCCGTTCCACCGCGCCGTGCTCGACGACGCCGACTTCACCGCGGAAGACGGCTTCGCCGTGCACACGCAGTGGATCGAGACGACGTTCGCCGACCGCACGCCCCCGCAGTCTCTCGCGGAGGAACCTGCCGAACCCGACGTGGTGTCGTCGTGGATCGAAGTAGACGGGCGACGGCTCGGGCTGCGACTCCCCGCGGCCCTGGCCGGGTCGTTCGCGAGCGGCGTCGGCACGGCGTCCGCCTTCGCTCCGGGGGCGACGGGGGCCGCCGCCTCTCAGGACGGAGACGTCCTCGCGCCGATGGCCGGCACCCTCGTGCGCTGGGCCGTCGAGGACGGCGCGGCCGTGGACCAGGGCGACACGATCGCCGTCGTCGAGGCGATGAAGATGGAGACGACCGTCGTCGCTCCCGTCGCCGGGACCGTCCGTCTCACGGACGACGCCCCGTCACCCGGCGACCCCGTCTCCCCCACCACGGTGCTCGCGCGCATCACCGCCGACTGA
- a CDS encoding Gfo/Idh/MocA family protein — translation MPLNVIHVGLGGWGGNWAQIAIPRVPDVEVVGVVDIDADTRTSVLKAIKRPELPGFASLGEALAVVDADAVVITAPAVTHVPLALEALDAGKHVLVEKPFANTAEEAAVAVRRAAEKNLVMQVSQNYRFYPAPRAVQRLLAAGELGELSAINIDFRQWDNDAAYAANRHYKFPHPLINDMAIHHFDLLRKVTGQEAVSVYAKVGDPSFSKFDEEASAVIVIELESGLVVSYRGSWVSRGTPTAWAGEWAIDGEKGQIEFTSRLGDNPAGDRVSLRRPEGKPVAVDLEDMPLWGRSAGLQHFAQAIAAGTVPETAGAGNLGSLALMEAAARSAASGRTESVVIPMV, via the coding sequence GTGCCACTCAACGTCATCCATGTCGGCCTCGGTGGTTGGGGAGGCAACTGGGCGCAGATCGCCATCCCGAGGGTGCCGGACGTCGAGGTCGTCGGCGTCGTCGACATCGATGCGGACACGCGCACGAGTGTCCTGAAGGCGATCAAGCGTCCGGAGCTGCCGGGCTTCGCGTCACTCGGCGAGGCGCTCGCCGTCGTCGACGCCGACGCCGTCGTCATCACGGCGCCGGCGGTGACCCACGTTCCGCTCGCCCTCGAGGCGCTCGACGCCGGGAAGCATGTGCTCGTCGAGAAGCCCTTCGCCAACACCGCGGAGGAGGCCGCCGTCGCGGTCCGACGTGCGGCGGAGAAGAACCTCGTGATGCAGGTCAGCCAGAACTACCGCTTCTACCCGGCGCCGCGCGCGGTGCAGCGGCTGCTGGCGGCCGGCGAACTCGGCGAGCTCTCCGCGATCAACATCGACTTCCGCCAGTGGGACAACGACGCCGCCTACGCGGCGAATCGGCACTACAAGTTCCCGCACCCGCTCATCAACGACATGGCGATCCACCACTTCGACCTTCTCCGCAAGGTGACCGGTCAGGAGGCGGTGAGCGTCTACGCGAAGGTGGGCGACCCGTCCTTCAGCAAGTTCGACGAAGAGGCCTCCGCCGTCATCGTCATCGAGCTGGAATCGGGCCTCGTGGTGAGCTACCGCGGCAGCTGGGTGAGCCGTGGCACGCCCACGGCGTGGGCCGGCGAATGGGCCATCGACGGTGAGAAGGGCCAGATCGAGTTCACGAGCCGGCTCGGGGACAACCCCGCCGGCGACCGGGTGTCGCTCCGTCGTCCCGAGGGGAAGCCCGTCGCGGTCGACCTCGAGGACATGCCGCTCTGGGGGCGGTCCGCCGGCCTGCAGCACTTCGCGCAGGCGATCGCCGCGGGCACCGTGCCGGAGACCGCCGGAGCCGGCAACCTCGGGAGCCTCGCCCTCATGGAGGCGGCGGCGCGCTCGGCGGCGTCCGGTCGCACGGAGAGCGTCGTCATCCCGATGGTCTGA
- a CDS encoding AAA family ATPase: MTNTAQEHYNSPFNPGYGKQPLVFGGHEKDIEELTDVFTTMDFGENHSVLVAGLRGAGKTSMLTLLKDAAAEKGWLVISDDASSGLMERVMETTIPQLINTLDSGAKAHLTSLGIWQFNAAWEYESRQREVKPQLRHDLVALSNAVDQRGILITIDEVSSGKVRLRELSKFALQVSHALSDGANIMIVFAGIKVNLDELLKQEHTTFLRRSRDVDFRRLDPEQTMRVLKETIRIGGRSITDDALRRLAQISQGYPYLIQLVGDYAWRARPSEPTIEMSDAEVAFERAIRAINSRVISKVYLDLSDVDKEFVKAMTMALDNGRAKMENIVQNMGVSAQYVQVYKNRLIDSGYVQKAGHGYVEFSLPYLDQYIRTIISDDLAPDGDEQAPDEWADFPAPKL, from the coding sequence ATGACGAATACAGCGCAGGAACACTACAACAGCCCGTTCAATCCAGGCTACGGCAAACAGCCGCTCGTCTTCGGCGGGCATGAGAAGGACATCGAAGAGCTGACTGACGTCTTCACGACGATGGATTTCGGTGAGAACCACTCCGTGCTGGTGGCAGGTCTGAGGGGTGCGGGCAAGACCTCCATGCTGACGCTTCTCAAAGATGCCGCTGCGGAAAAGGGCTGGCTCGTCATCAGCGATGATGCGAGCAGCGGCCTGATGGAACGCGTCATGGAGACCACAATCCCTCAGCTGATCAACACTCTCGACTCCGGCGCCAAGGCGCATCTCACGTCCCTCGGTATCTGGCAATTCAATGCGGCTTGGGAGTACGAGAGCCGCCAGCGCGAGGTGAAGCCGCAGCTGCGTCATGATCTGGTGGCGTTGTCGAACGCCGTCGATCAGCGAGGGATTCTCATCACCATCGACGAGGTCTCGTCGGGAAAAGTCCGACTTCGCGAACTGTCGAAGTTCGCGCTTCAGGTCTCACATGCCCTTTCAGACGGGGCGAACATCATGATCGTGTTCGCCGGGATCAAGGTGAATCTCGACGAACTGCTCAAGCAGGAGCACACGACGTTCCTCCGACGCTCTCGTGACGTCGACTTCCGTCGGCTTGACCCGGAGCAGACCATGAGGGTGCTCAAGGAAACCATACGTATCGGTGGACGCTCGATCACCGACGATGCACTGCGGCGGCTGGCCCAGATCTCACAGGGATACCCGTACCTCATCCAACTCGTCGGAGACTACGCATGGCGTGCTCGCCCGAGCGAACCAACGATAGAGATGAGCGATGCCGAGGTGGCATTCGAACGAGCGATTCGAGCCATCAACAGTCGAGTGATCAGCAAGGTGTACCTCGACCTGTCCGATGTCGACAAGGAGTTCGTGAAGGCGATGACGATGGCGCTGGACAATGGCCGAGCGAAGATGGAGAACATCGTCCAGAACATGGGTGTCTCTGCTCAATACGTTCAGGTGTACAAGAACAGGCTCATCGACTCGGGCTACGTCCAGAAGGCCGGACATGGATATGTCGAGTTCTCACTCCCGTATCTCGATCAGTACATTCGAACGATCATTTCGGACGATCTCGCGCCCGATGGCGACGAGCAGGCGCCCGACGAATGGGCGGACTTTCCGGCTCCGAAGCTCTGA
- a CDS encoding LacI family DNA-binding transcriptional regulator gives MAGMARATMKDVAALAGVSPKTVSNVVTGTVFVRPETVERVQAAMAELRFVPNLSARGLRNGRSGTIAVALPDLATPFSADLLHHIVEVAHERGFAVQVEETAAEPGREEELLSRARAHLIDGLILNPIRLEDSVVEHTEHLPPVVLIGEVEQQLTDRVLIDSRRASRDIARHLIARGARRIAVVGGDTERAEVATATSRVRLAGHLDGLAEAGIVRDQALEIDPFPWTTAAGAAAVDELIGRGVRFDAVVAFTDSLAIGVLHALHARGVRVPEDVLVTGFDDVELSAYASPALTTVRLDRRAFAEEALRLLEDRMSARTAPPRAVTVPYEIIVRASTEV, from the coding sequence ATGGCAGGAATGGCGCGGGCGACGATGAAGGACGTCGCCGCCCTCGCGGGCGTGTCGCCGAAGACCGTCTCGAACGTCGTCACCGGCACCGTGTTCGTCCGACCGGAGACCGTCGAGCGGGTCCAGGCCGCGATGGCGGAGCTGCGCTTCGTCCCCAACCTCAGCGCCCGGGGTCTGCGCAACGGCCGCTCGGGCACGATCGCCGTCGCCCTGCCCGACCTCGCCACCCCGTTCTCCGCCGACCTCCTGCACCACATCGTGGAGGTCGCCCACGAACGCGGCTTCGCCGTGCAGGTGGAGGAGACGGCCGCCGAACCGGGTCGCGAGGAGGAGCTGCTCTCCCGGGCGCGGGCCCACCTCATCGACGGGCTCATCCTCAACCCGATCCGGCTCGAGGACAGCGTCGTCGAGCACACCGAGCACCTGCCTCCCGTCGTGCTCATCGGCGAGGTCGAACAGCAGCTCACGGACCGCGTCCTCATCGACAGCCGGCGAGCATCCCGCGACATCGCTCGTCACCTGATCGCTCGGGGCGCACGGCGAATCGCCGTGGTGGGCGGCGACACCGAGCGGGCCGAGGTCGCGACGGCGACGAGCCGTGTGAGGCTCGCCGGTCACCTCGACGGACTCGCCGAGGCCGGCATCGTCCGGGACCAGGCCCTCGAGATCGACCCCTTCCCGTGGACCACGGCCGCCGGGGCGGCAGCCGTGGACGAGCTCATCGGACGCGGAGTGCGCTTCGACGCCGTCGTCGCCTTCACCGACTCCCTGGCCATCGGGGTGCTCCACGCCCTCCACGCGCGAGGCGTGCGCGTGCCCGAGGACGTGCTCGTCACGGGCTTCGACGACGTGGAGCTCTCCGCCTACGCCTCCCCGGCGCTCACCACCGTGCGCCTCGACCGCCGCGCCTTCGCCGAGGAGGCGCTGCGCCTGCTCGAGGACCGCATGTCTGCCCGTACGGCCCCGCCGCGAGCCGTGACGGTGCCGTACGAGATCATCGTCCGCGCCAGTACCGAAGTCTGA